The genomic stretch GGTAGGCCAGGGCTGAACATTGGTCAGGTTTAAGCTCTGTTTCTGAAAGAGTTCCTGATCGCAGGGAGGTCTGCATGTCTTCAACTAGAGAGTTGGCACcaagttcattcagacagtggaacaagTTGATGATCCTTTCTGGTGAGGATTCCTCCTCGATCTTGTCTGAAAGGTACCTGACTGTTTCCTCATTGGTCTGTGTTGTACTTCCTACCTGTGTTAGAAGGACTCGTAACagattctgattggactccagtgagagacccagaaggaagcggaggaacagGTCCAGGTGTCCATTCTCGCTCTTCAAGGCCTGGTCCACTGCTGTCCTGTGTAAGTCAGACAACTTGTCTGACTTCAACACGTCCCACTTCAACACGTCTGACTTCAACACGTCTGACTTCAACACGTCTGACTTCAACACGTCTGACTTCAACACGTCTGACTTCAACACGTCTGACTTCAACACGTCTGACGTCCTAATTTTGAATCGTCTTATTTCATAACAACTTTTACGCATACGGAATGCTTTGGATGGGAAGAAATGTTCCTTCTTGCCCAGACATGATTCTAAAGCATGCACTGCTgctagaaactcctgaatgctcagatgcacAAAGCTGTAGACCTTCTCTTGGTACAGCCCAGATTCTTCTTTAAAGATCTCTGTACACAATGCTGAAGACTCTGATGCCTCTGTGACATCAAGGCCACACTCTCTCAGGTCCTCCTCATAGAAGATCAGATTGCCCTTCTGCAGCTGTTGGAAAGCCAGCTTTGCCAGTTTCAGGATCATCTCTTTGTCTGACTGAGACAGTTCCTTTGGATTTATCTCTTTGGCTTTGTTGTACTTCCTGTTCTTCAAAATGATTTGGATGAGTATGAAGTGTGAGCACATCTGGGTCAGAGTTTTGGGGACTTCatccttctctgtctctttcagGATCATCTCAAGGACAGTGGCTgatatccaacagaagactggtatgtggcacatgatgtggaggatCCTTGATTTCTTCATGTGTTTGATGATTTCATTGGCCATGTTCTGATCTGTGATtttcttcctgaagtactcctccttctgtggatcattgaaccctcgtaactctgtcacctggtcaacgcactcaggagggatctgattggctgctgcaggccttgaggttatccagaggagagcagagggaagcagattcttttcaatgaggtttgtCAGCAGCACATCTACTGAGGTTGGCTTCGTGACATCACAGCACTTCTCATTGTTTTTGAAGTCTAGAGGAAGTcgacactcatccagaccatcaaaaatGAAAACAGTTTTGGTTTCACCATCTTCAATGCTGTCAATCTCTTTCAGCTCTGAGAAGTAGTGGGAAAGAAGTTGCACCAGACTGTATTGGTCCTTTTTCAGGTTCAGATCACGGAAAGGAAGAGGAAACATGAAATGAAcgtcctgatttgcttttccctcTGCCCAGTCAAGGATgaccttctgcacagagactgtttttccaatgccagcgattcCTTTTGTCAGTacagttctgataggtttgtcttgtccaggtAAAGGCTTGAAGATGTCGTTGCATTTGATTGATGTCTCTTGTGTGGTTTGTTTCTTGGATGCCATCTCTATCTGTCTcacctcatgttcattattgagccCTCcacttccaccctctgtgatgtagagctctgtgtagatgtcCTTGAACAGACTTTGGTTTCCATGGTGTCCAATTCCTTCAGATATGTGTTGATACTTGTGTTTCAGTTTAGCCTTAATGTCTTGTTGGACTGTCAGCAGAGTTTGACCTGTAGGAAAACAATGAGAGTTGAGActcatacgtgtgtgtgtgtgttttataaggGCCTTTGTACCGTTCTTTGTAATATTGTATGAAACACAGTCTTACTTCTTCTGTCCAGAAGGTTGTGTGTGATCTTTAATGCATCCTCATTGTCCAAACTCTCCACTTCCTTATTGTCATCTGGTAATGGTTCCTGGCTGAAAGCAGGTGGCTGATCACTCTTCATTGATAGCAGGCTGGTTGTAGGTGACTCTGCTCTGGGCTTCTGGATACTGAACAAAACAGGGAGACAGATCACCTCATCAATATCACATCAATACCTCATGTACTTAATTTTAACAACTGTATAGTGGAACTTCTAGAAGTCCTGATGTTTCtttttaaagctacagtctgcaATTGGTAAATCCATTTGGGGCCTTTTAAATGAATGATGTAGACCTACAGTTTATGTAATGTGGGAACACCTTTCTCTTTAGTTTATATCTTTAAGATAactgtatattttacatttaatCTCTTACCTCTTAGAACTGGTGTCTTGagtcattttagaggcagtggtctcctctctctccccagagagactcattttagaggcagtggtcccctcctctctctccccagagagactcattttagaggcagtggtctcctctctccccccagagagactcattttagaggcagtggtcccctcctctctctccccagagagactcattttagaggcagtggtttcctcctctctctccccagagagactcattttagaggcagtggtctcctcctctctctccccagagagactcattttagaggcagtggtctcctcctctctctccccagagagactcattttagaggcagtggtctcctcctctctctccccagagagactcattttagaggcagtggtctcctctctctcaccagagagactcattttagaagCAGtagtcccctcctctctctcaccagagagactcattttagaagCAGTagtctcctcctttctctccccagagagactcatatTAGATGTAAGTCACAACTCACTCAGCTACAATAAGAAGAAACAGAACAGTCAACATTTCTGAACATTTTTGAAGAACCAATAACAATGACAACACTTTTTCTATCTgtggtcaaagagttcaatcagcGACTTCATATTGTATTCAAACAATATGTTATTAAACATACACAGTCCAATATGTTATTAAACATACACAGTCCAATATGTTATTCTTTTGATTTGacttggatcccctgactccataacaacagctagtctacctgattggatcccctgactccataacaacagctagtctacctggttggatccccattagctgactccataacaacagctagtctacctggttggattcccattagctgactccataacaacagctagtctacccgGGGTACACACAACTAAAAATATGTTACAGTTTAGATTCACAGACGTAGtagacattataaacattcaccaAGTAGACATTACAGACCGTTAAATAGCTGACAGGTATTTATTCTataccaagggaagccaggcttccccaaaacatTAACCAAGATCATTTTTATATaatgtatctttcgtctctctgtgctTCATAATTGTCCTTCAATtagcaagaggctgaatgtatctcacaggagaaataATCTgagtgaaacagctcccctctatctctctacatgtagaccatgtatctgatgctgtctggacagtgaaacagggcccctctatctctctacatgtagaccatgtatctgatgctgtctggacagtgaaacagagcccctctgtctctctacatgtagacaatgtatctgatgctgtctggtcagtgaaacagggcccctctgtctctctacatgtagaccatgtatctgatgctgtctggtcagtgaaacagggcccctctgtctctctacatgtagaccatgtatctgatgctgtctggacagtgaagccccctctgtctctctacatgtagaccatgtatctgatgctgtctggtcagtgaaacagggcccctctgtctctctacatgtagaccatgtatctgatgctgtctggacagtgaaacagggcctctctgtctctctacatgtagaccatgtatctgatgctgtctggacagtgaaacagggcccctctatctctctacatgtagaccatgtatctgatgctgtctggacagtgaaacagggcccctctgtctctctacatgtagaccatgtatctgatgctgtctggacagtgaaacagcacccctctgtctccctacatgtagaccatgtatctgatgctgtctggacagtgaagccccctctgtctctctacatgtagaccatgtatctgatgctgtctggtccaaacgagtatgacaCTGTTGCCCGAAGCATTGAAAgtaagggaagccagcgagcatttggcccttaataaataaaaaatattagaaATTAGCCAATCGGAGTTGAGCTAAcctgagcgagctcaactgtgaatggtcctggcgcaccaaaaaaaggTGTCAAGGTACACCAGTTTGGATTTTGGAGTCATTCCTCTCAAATTACCATTGAGAGCATAAGTGatccgattcaggaaactaggtgtatgtcgcaagtcacaagTCACGACTtaacaggagagccgtttgaacataattttttttttaatcaaaatacatttttaggcagaaatgccttcttgaatgtgtgaactttcatgtgccttaataacaaactcgtATGCcgtctgtaaatatgaataagaCTGTTAAATTaggagccttgttggttaagccacagaaaaagttagcaaccttcccactagccatgattggctgagatgatgagtgggctggacatgccgagagaggagttatgattggtctgccatagaagctggtcagtctgtgttggtaatcctgtcgaacgcggctttttaaaataaatgtattgtgtagtggagctgcataagtgtggctctccactttctggaggatcaagttctaaaatcagtggaattagagtctgatagataaagagatggagaaaacacctgtctccagattacatcttcaaactaagggcaaccgtggcatggaattcctgacagggagacgcgtccatacacgatgatgtatacaggtaagatagtctagagttagctagcaaacattacaatttcagatattacacattttctaattttgacagaaagtggtttaatttcaagctaaagtgtactgttagctagctagctgatgttaTTATTAGTTTCCCAGAGCCATTTGctgttctagttagagcctaatgttagctagctaacattgaacatggttggttagctcccagcactgtttattgtttaactagctaacgttggctggcAGACTCGTTAGCTAACTTTACGTGAAGTGTGTACAACATCCggtgaatatggccggtgtcagtaaacgtctgcaaaaaagcgtaatgaaattgttgccagcagagctggttaggctgttttcattttatccagaggtaaacaaatcatcggccagagggTCAAGTGTGCACTTCGAGAGGACAAAGAGGGGTGGGGCAAAAGGTCAGGGTGAAAGTGTAAATGAtaacattgtgcatgacacaagtaatttttacaacaattgtttacagacagattatttaacttgtatcacaattccaatgggtcagacatttacatacactaagttgactgtgcctttaaacagcttggaaaattccagaaaatgatgtcatggctttagaagcttctgataggctaatttacatcatttgagtcaattggaggtgtacctgtggatgtatttcaaggcctaccttcaaactcagggcctctttacttgacatgatgggaaaatcaaaagaaatcagccaagacctcagaaaaaagattgtagacctccacaaatctggttcatccttgggagcaatttccaaacacctgaaggtaccacgttcatctgtacaaacaataatacgcaagtataaagaccatgtgaccacgcagccgtcataccgctcaggaaggagacgcgttctgtctcttagagatgaacgtactttcatgcgaaaagtgcaaatcaatcgcagaacaacagcaaatgaccgtgtgaagatgctggaggaaacaggtacaaaagtatctatatccacagtaaaacgagtcctatatcgacataacctgaaaggccgctcagcaaggaagaagccactgcaccaaaaccaccataaaaaagccagactacggtttgcaactgcacatggggacaaagaccgtactttttggagaaatgtcctctggtctgatgatacaaaaatagaactgtttggccataatgaccattgttatgtttggaggaaaaagggggaggcttgcaagccgaagaacaccatcctaaccgtgaagcacgggggtggcagcaacatgttgtgggggtgctttgctgcaggagggactggtgcacttcacaaaatagatggcatcatgagggaggaaaatgatgtggatatattgaagcaacaccataagacatcagtcaggaagttaaagcttggtcgcaaatgggtcttccaaatggacaatgaccccaagcatacttccaaagttgtggcaaaatggcttaaggacaacaaagtcaaggtattggagtggccatcacaaagccctgacctcaatcatatagaaaatttgtggtcagaataaaaaagcatgtgcgagcaaggaggcctacaaacctgactcagttacaccagctctgtcaggaggaatgggccaaaattcactcaacttattgtgggaagcttg from Salvelinus namaycush isolate Seneca unplaced genomic scaffold, SaNama_1.0 Scaffold707, whole genome shotgun sequence encodes the following:
- the LOC120042530 gene encoding NACHT, LRR and PYD domains-containing protein 3-like, with the protein product MTQDTSSKSIQKPRAESPTTSLLSMKSDQPPAFSQEPLPDDNKEVESLDNEDALKITHNLLDRRSQTLLTVQQDIKAKLKHKYQHISEGIGHHGNQSLFKDIYTELYITEGGSGGLNNEHEVRQIEMASKKQTTQETSIKCNDIFKPLPGQDKPIRTVLTKGIAGIGKTVSVQKVILDWAEGKANQDVHFMFPLPFRDLNLKKDQYSLVQLLSHYFSELKEIDSIEDGETKTVFIFDGLDECRLPLDFKNNEKCCDVTKPTSVDVLLTNLIEKNLLPSALLWITSRPAAANQIPPECVDQVTELRGFNDPQKEEYFRKKITDQNMANEIIKHMKKSRILHIMCHIPVFCWISATVLEMILKETEKDEVPKTLTQMCSHFILIQIILKNRKYNKAKEINPKELSQSDKEMILKLAKLAFQQLQKGNLIFYEEDLRECGLDVTEASESSALCTEIFKEESGLYQEKVYSFVHLSIQEFLAAVHALESCLGKKEHFFPSKAFRMRKSCYEIRRFKIRTSDVLKSDVLKSDVLKSDVLKSDVLKSDVLKSDVLKWDVLKSDKLSDLHRTAVDQALKSENGHLDLFLRFLLGLSLESNQNLLRVLLTQVGSTTQTNEETVRYLSDKIEEESSPERIINLFHCLNELGANSLVEDMQTSLRSGTLSETELKPDQCSALAYLLLMSEEVLEEFDLKTYNTSEKGYQRLLPVVKTCKRALLDGCKLTYKSCETLASALQTPNSPLRELDLSNNDLEDRGMKLLCVGLTSPLCNIQTLVLGQCGLTEGCCSNLASVLSSPNSQLKQLELRDNDLQDSGVTLLSAGLEDPDCKLHTLGLSGCLVTEEGCAALSSALRSNPSHLKELDLSYNHPGDSAGGLLSAALVDPTYKLMKLNVGHGGECRLKSGLGKYACHLTLDPNTANQYLILSEGNRKVTRVVEEQHYEDHPDRFDCYLQVLCREGLSGGRYYWEVERDGEGADIGVVYKGMKRKGGEDDSRTGHNGKSWSLSYYDYPCTGRHYMFSHAGVNRSLHGPGSNRVGVYLDWPVGTLSFYIVSSGTLKHLHTEHTTFTEPLYPVFGVRLGDYSSSSVTLCQKHIQ